In Thunnus thynnus chromosome 11, fThuThy2.1, whole genome shotgun sequence, the following proteins share a genomic window:
- the LOC137193141 gene encoding probable ribonuclease ZC3H12C: MGLRDHLEDGTGHILSLGLDLDYLHVEGAERQAGLSTATGAGNVVALQVGAGTLSNSSNSIGSSSTSCSTHSSYSSSSSCSNFSEESAVSDSEDERLQNVSASQNPHEDQPSFCQPFRLDLAPNRSPGDSPLPETSPPSDPVTDCRTKVEFALKLGYSEELVLLVLKKLGPDALINDILGELVKLGTKTEMEQQRGGGGGGSTVSRSPSSSLSSSLACSSSFSSSTSSLDSCRLLCPSQLLEDKENLRPVVVDGSNVAMSHGNKEVFSCQGIQLAVDWFLERGHRDITVFVPAWRKEQSRPDALITDQEILRRLEKEKILVFTPSRRVQGRRVVCYDDRFIVKLAYESDGIIVSNDNYRDLANEKPEWKKFIDERLLMYSFVNDKFMPPDDPLGRHGPSLENFLRKRPVIPEHRKQPCPYGKKCTYGHKCKFYHPERGSQPQRAVADELRASAKISSVASRGLLEDALMVKSQSSGQPEGIAEVEPSRGTPKKQPNPSPRSSFSDLLEDRLRVQSKVEARRGSNSSSSSSCSSSFLGHPAPGGPPSSGGLDRWEHPGGSGGGSSRVSGASGSNQTETYHRCESPELGYSSLVKAYSSLSLVVPQSPECFFPADLRARSLPSDCSSEGSVSSDSFSPDPVLDDGPKCHHHHHHHHRHPHHHCSGQYTQPVSRVPPGLGQHAPHGYPHPEVHRRQHGFGLDDPPSSLASHASPRPFKPPSAYIPPHPQHPSMSSFTGEFQAPPLHPPQTSPAHSHSQSSLLGHNLMGSLWQEGGLQDSRVYEGSPLHSRRNYSGLNQQPQHQVNWDPHYQQSSKPCYDLFALQSLPEVHEKPWHSPWGRQVHSSPQHLAASSLPPPPQLSHSPVTTHKSHPSSAPQHQEPPTLGRYQDLRERVFVSLCGIFPPDLVRMVMTRNPHVMDAQKLAAAILMEKSQHGS, encoded by the exons ATGGGCCTGAGGGACCATCTGGAGGATGGGACAGGCCACATCCTCAGCCTGGGGCTGGATCTGGACTACCTCCACGTGGAAGGTGCTGAGCGGCAGGCAGGTCTGAGCACTGCGACGGGTGCTGGGAATGTAGTGGCCTTACAGGTCGGAGCTGGTACCTTGAGTAACAGCAGTAACAGTATTGGTAGCAGCAGCACTAGTTGTAGTACTCATTCAAGCtatagtagcagtagtagttgCAGTAACTTCTCTGAGGAGAGTGCCGTCTCTGACAGTGAAGATGAACGCCTCCAGAATGTCTCTGCTTCTCAAAACCCTCACGAAGATCAGCCTTCATTCTGTCAGCCATTCAGGCTGGACCTGGCACCAAACCGATCCCCTGGAGACTCCCCACTGCCAGAAACATCCCCTCCCTCTGACCCTGTCACAGACTGCCGCACCAAGGTAGAATTTGCTCTTAAGCTAGGCTACTCTGAGgagctggtgctgctggtgctgaAGAAACTGGGCCCAGACGCACTCATTAACGACATCCTTGGAGAACTGGTCAAATTGGGAACCAAGACAGAGATGGAgcagcaaagaggaggaggtggaggaggctcGACTGTCTCCCggtctccctcttcctctttgtcttcctctttggcctgctcctcctccttctcctcctccacatcCTCCCTGGACTCCTGCCGGCTGCTGTGCCCATCTCAGCTACTGGAGGACAAAGAAAACCTTCGGCCTGTTGTGGTGGACGGGAGCAACGTAGCCATGAG TCATGGAAATAAAGAGGTGTTCTCCTGTCAAGGCATCCAGCTGGCTGTTGATTGGTTCTTGGAGCGAGGTCACCGTGACATCACAGTTTTTGTCCCTGCCTGGAGAAAGGAGCAGTCACGACCTGATGCTCTCATCACAG ACCAGGAGATCCTACGACGACTGGAAAAAGAGAAGATCCTGGTCTTCACTCCATCTCGCCGTGTGCAAGGACGCCGTGTGGTTTGCTATGACGACCGCTTCATTGTCAAACTGGCATATGAGTCAGACGGCATCATCGTCTCCAACGACAACTACCGTGATCTGGCCAATGAGAAGCCAGAGTGGAAGAAATTCATCGACGAGCGTCTGCTGATGTACTCCTTTGTAAACGACAA GTTCATGCCACCAGATGACCCACTTGGACGCCACGGACCCAGTCTGGAGAACTTCTTGAGGAAGAGGCCTGTTATTCCTGAACACAggaagcagccatgtccttatG gGAAAAAGTGCACATATGGCCACAAGTGCAAGTTTTACCACCCTGAAAGGGGCAGCCAGCCCCAGCGTGCTGTGGCTGATGAGCTCCGCGCCAGTGCCAAAATTTCATCAGTAGCTTCCAGAGGCCTGCTGGAAGATGCCCTGATGGTGAAGAGCCAAAGTTCTGGCCAACCAGAAGGAATAGCTGAGGTCGAGCCCAGTCGGGGCACTCCAAAGAAACAGCCAAACCCCAGCCCTCGGAGCTCCTTCTCTGACCTCCTGGAGGACAGGCTTCGGGTCCAGTCCAAAGTGGAAGCACGTAGGggaagcaacagcagcagcagcagtagctgtAGCAGCAGCTTCCTAGGGCATCCGGCTCCAGGGGGGCCTCCTTCATCAGGAGGCCTGGACCGATGGGAGCACCCTGGAGGAAGTGGTGGAGGCAGCTCAAGGGTTTCTGGAGCCTCAGGATCAAACCAGACTGAAACTTACCACAGATGTGAGTCTCCAGAGCTGGGCTACAGCTCATTGGTAAAGGCCTACTCCAGCCTCAGTCTGGTAGTGCCACAGAGTCCTGAGTGCTTCTTCCCAGCAGATCTGCGAGCTAGATCTCTGCCGTCAGACTGCAGCAGTGAAGGCAGTGTCAGCTCTGACTCTTTCTCCCCTGATCCCGTCTTAGATGACGGCCCTAAGtgccaccatcaccaccaccaccatcatcgtCACCCCCACCATCACTGCTCTGGCCAGTATACCCAACCTGTGAGCCGTGTTCCCCCTGGACTGGGTCAGCATGCTCCTCATGGATATCCCCATCCTGAAGTACATCGGAGACAACATGGTTTTGGCTTGGATGACCCTCCATCTTCTCTTGCTTCTCATGCGTCTCCACGTCCCTTCAAGCCCCCATCAGCCTACATCCCACCCCATCCTCAGCATCCATCAATGAGCAGTTTCACAGGGGAATTTCAGGCTCCTCCTCTACATCCACCCCAAACATCCCCTGCTCACTCCCACTCTCAGAGTTCCCTCCTGGGCCACAATTTGATGGGTTCCCTTTGGCAGGAAGGTGGGCTGCAGGACTCGCGAGTGTATGAAGGGTCCCCACTTCATTCCAGAAGGAACTACTCTGGGCTAAACCAACAACCACAGCATCAGGTAAATTGGGACCCGCACTACCAGCAGTCCTCCAAACCTTGTTATGATCTGTTTGCCCTCCAGAGCCTCCCTGAAGTCCATGAGAAGCCCTGGCACTCTCCTTGGGGCAGGCAAGTTCATTCATCACCCCAACACCTTGCTGCCTCAAGTCTTCCACCACCTCCGCAGTTATCCCATTCACCCGTCACCACCCACAAAAGCCACCCATCCTCAGCGCCCCAGCACCAGGAGCCCCCTACCTTGGGTCGATACCAGGACCTGAGGGAGAGGGTGTTTGTTAGCTTGTGCGGCATCTTCCCTCCAGATTTGGTGAGAATGGTGATGACCAGGAACCCTCATGTGATGGATGCTCAGAAGCTTGCAGCTGCCATTTTGATGGAGAAATCGCAGCATGGTTCTTGA